A single region of the Labeo rohita strain BAU-BD-2019 chromosome 3, IGBB_LRoh.1.0, whole genome shotgun sequence genome encodes:
- the LOC127162870 gene encoding interferon-induced very large GTPase 1-like isoform X1, translated as MKKIITDTPPIRDTDIMRDVRTILSDVYKSALVDHKKERRDIFCVSTYAEYVWLKRSSGLKGIFSNVYRSAVERLGYSLSKEDEIQITSLVTDVALRTDTMIQSFNISKMGYNISYIQQLTGYIKRRVTEHQEGPVEYEFKNEFFMDLVYSICTRANKMITDQHRLFREANDPVIYVEKKREEYYSVFQKFCYGATPAAIFGEIICQKLKEPIEQSVYKKTARDLAGEMRTNCESLNGNRSNLEKHIMKTLAEEEDFDKYMDYIHYPRDHFKSFIRDEVSRYITQKFSVSIWYKMKKNIKFLQQKIMEVAHESTEHVKESRLDVGLWLKSFTQQLSDELIFSEKDLSGVKHDDVDVKLLEDVMRKVLPYVMTDISKKFNIQAFDDKLNVKNKPDKLLIDHFCQCCWFQCPFCRAICTNTIENHHEDHSVPLHRVRGINGTCYRFTQNLCADICTNLVASDQNIYTPSGRIPLREIKIEVPKYAIWHINPGHSVLPYWKWFVCRFQKDLEKYYSRTFECEGEIPYEWRTYTKQDAI; from the coding sequence ATGAAGAAGATCATCACAGACACTCCTCCAATCAGAGACACTGACATAATGAGAGACGTGAGAACAATCCTCAGTGATGTCTATAAAAGTGCTCTTGTAGACCACAAGAAAGAAAGGAGAGATATTTTTTGTGTCTCAACTTATGCAGAGTATGTATGGTTAAAAAGATCCAGTGGACTTAAAGGAATATTCTCAAATGTCTACAGATCAGCTGTAGAGAGGCTTGGTTACAGTCTATCTAAGGAGGATGAAATTCAAATAACATCATTAGTTACAGATGTTGCTCTGCGGACAGACACAATGATTCagtcatttaacatttcaaagatGGGCTACAACATCAGCTACATCCAACAACTCACAGGTTACATTAAAAGAAGAGTAACAGAACATCAGGAAGGACCAGTGGAATATGAGTTCAAGAATGAATTCTTCATGGATTTAGTTTATTCCATCTGTACGAGAGCAAACAAGATGATCACTGACCAACACCGACTGTTCAGAGAAGCCAATGATCCTGTAATATATGTTGAGAAGAAGAGAGAAGAGTACTATAGTGTTTTCCAGAAATTTTGTTATGGAGCAACACCAGCTGCCATTTTTGGTGAGATCATCTGTCAGAAACTTAAAGAGCCCATTGAGCAGAGTGTCTACAAGAAGACTGCCAGAGATCTGGCAGGTGAAATGAGAACAAACTGTGAATCACTGAATGGAAACAGATCAAATCTGGAGAAACACATCATGAAGACACTGGCAGAAGAGGAAGATTTTGACAAATACATGGACTACATTCATTATCCCAGAGATCACTTCAAGAGTTTCATCAGAGATGAAGTCAGTCGGTACATCACTCAGAAGTTCAGTGTCAGTATTTGGTACAAGATGAAGAAGAACATTAAATTCCTTCAGCAGAAGATCATGGAAGTAGCTCATGAATCTACTGAACATGTTAAAGAGAGCAGATTAGATGTTGGTTTGTGGTTGAAGAGTTTCACACAACAGCTCTCAGATGAGCTGATCTTCTCTGAAAAAGACCTCAGTGGAGTGAAACATGATGATGTTGATGTGAAACTCCTAGAAGATGTCATGAGGAAAGTGCTTCCTTATGTAATGACTGATATCAGCAAAAAATTCAACATACAGGCATTTGATGATAAACTAAATGTGAAGAACAAGCCAGATAAGCTTCTGATTGATCACTTCTGTCAGTGCTGTTGGTTTCAGTGTCCGTTCTGTAGAGCCATCTGCACCAACACCATAGAAAACCATCATGAAGACCACAGTGTTCCTTTACACAGAGTGAGAGGAATTAATGGCACATGTTATCGCTTTACACAGAATCTCTGTGCTGATATTTGCACAAATTTAGTGGCAAGTGATCAGAATATTTATACACCAAGTGGAAGGATTCcattgagagaaataaaaattgaaGTGCCTAAATATGCCATCTGGCATATCAACCCTGGCCACTCAGTGCTGCCCTACTGGAAGTGGTTTGTGTGCAGATTCCAGAAAGATCTGGAAAAATACTACAGTAGAACATTTGAGTGTGAGGGTGAGATTCCATATGAATGGAGAACATACACAAAACAGGATGCTATTTAG
- the LOC127162870 gene encoding uncharacterized protein LOC127162870 isoform X5, translating to MIYYRSQTMTQAPVPPRRAAPPPVPPWRAAAPSPPILSASSVPAFPRSQTVTQIPVSPQRAAPPPAPPPVPPWRSPAPPPVPPWRSLAPPPVPPWRSPAPPPVLPWRTALPSAPPWSTPVPHAPPPAPSWRAFVLPVLPQSPGPPQGPGPPAHALSRSRPTAPLDCYSVGASGSRSLGGGYVTNLVCVPLSTNHQMSLSHHLHTLTVTMHLGLHLPSSTALIASVPVTNQASYKNPAPPQCTSRLVVLLYCCIVVLLVFPSVFLVSGFWISRLVSRSLLSSRLPFGL from the exons ATGATTTACTACAG gtcccagaccatgacgcaggctcctgttccgccccggagggctgctccgcctcctgttccgccctggagggctgctgcgccttctccccctattctgtctgcctcctctgtccctgctttccccaggtcccagaccgtgacgcagattcctgtttcgccccagagggctgctccgcctcctgctccgcctccagttccgccctggaggagtcctgctccgcctccagttccgccctggaggagtcttgctccgcctccagttccgccctggaggagtcctgctccacctccggtTCTGCCGTGGAGGACTGCTCTACCttcagctccgccctggagtaCGCCTGTGCCTCATGCTCCGCCCCCGGCTCCGTCCTGGAGGGCCTTTGtgctgccggtcctgcctcaatcaccgggtcctccgcagggacctggtcctccagcccacgccctgtctcgctcccgccccaccgctcccctggactgttactctgttggagcgtctggaagccgctccttgggggggggctatgtcacaaatctggtctGTGTCCCATTGTCCactaaccaccagatgtcactctcgcatcacttacacactctgactgtcactatgcatctcggactgcatctcccatcctccaccgctctgattgcgtcagtccccgtgaccaatcaggcgtcctataaaaaccccgctcctcctcagtgcacttcacggttggttgtattattgtattgttgtattgttgttttgttagtaTTTCCTAGTGTATTCCTAGTTTCTGGTTTTTGGATCTCCCGCCTGGTTTCCCGTTCTcttctgtctagccgcctgccttttggactataG
- the LOC127162870 gene encoding pneumococcal serine-rich repeat protein-like isoform X6, with protein MRNGEQKKSRFLMNRFRHSRVKQRMIRETERIEREKQEQVERMREDQQKTFEEKLKLLKEQHEDELKRRQVEWREGYKREKEEMKKICSGTDDLLQVPDHDAGSCSAPEGCSASCSALEGCCAFSPYSVCLLCPCFPQVPDRDADSCFAPEGCSASCSASSSALEESCSASSSALEESCSASSSALEESCSTSGSAVEDCSTFSSALEYACASCSAPGSVLEGLCAAGPASITGSSAGTWSSSPRPVSLPPHRSPGLLLCWSVWKPLLGGGLCHKSGLCPIVH; from the exons ATGAGAAATGGAGAACAAAAGAAAAGCAGATTTCTGATGAACAGATTCAGACACTCAAGAGTGAAACAGAGAATGATCAGAGAAACTGAAAGAATAGAAAGAGAGAAACAAGAACAAGtagagagaatgagagaagaTCAACAAAAGACTTTTGAAGAGAAACTGAAGCTCCTTAAAGAACAACATGAAgatgaactgaagagaagacaAGTGGAGTGGAGAGAGGGAtataaaagagagaaagaggagaTGAAGAAGATCTGCTCTGGAACTGATGATTTACTACAG gtcccagaccatgacgcaggctcctgttccgccccggagggctgctccgcctcctgttccgccctggagggctgctgcgccttctccccctattctgtctgcctcctctgtccctgctttccccaggtcccagaccgtgacgcagattcctgtttcgccccagagggctgctccgcctcctgctccgcctccagttccgccctggaggagtcctgctccgcctccagttccgccctggaggagtcttgctccgcctccagttccgccctggaggagtcctgctccacctccggtTCTGCCGTGGAGGACTGCTCTACCttcagctccgccctggagtaCGCCTGTGCCTCATGCTCCGCCCCCGGCTCCGTCCTGGAGGGCCTTTGtgctgccggtcctgcctcaatcaccgggtcctccgcagggacctggtcctccagcccacgccctgtctcgctcccgccccaccgctcccctggactgttactctgttggagcgtctggaagccgctccttgggggggggctatgtcacaaatctggtctGTGTCCCATTGTCCactaa
- the LOC127162870 gene encoding uncharacterized protein LOC127162870 isoform X2, whose amino-acid sequence MAATPEPLHKMAATPEPLHKMAATPEPMHKMAAVSKPLHNMAAIPEPVVSAWTPPVVMMAHVLDTPLMTVRAAKVALHVASATPESSQVTAVPHESSQVTAVPHESSQVTAVPHESSQATAVPHESSQVTPVLQEPSQVTAGPHEPSQAAAVFPEPSQASAAAPESSQAMAVASKSSQASKSSQASKTSQASKSSNVKAVIPESSKVTAVVPESSEVNDLLKPVQVTAGLHVSDQVTADLHEPSQVIAGLHESKQFTTVLHESSQVTANLQEPSQTTADLPEPNKVVAAVPESGHVSSDRPESGHVSPDRPESGHVSSDRPESGHVSSDRPESGHVSSDRPESGHVSSDRPESGHVSSDRPESGHVSSDGPESGHAPSDDPKSSHISSDIPRSRPIMIASVLDPPQPPDAALPLMAVAIWCVWAAHCAPEATPVHKSAPEVTSVPKSIPEAPSGHKSAPELPSLGEAMPMPPEVSALAVDPPMEAASPNNLSASPLVLSAFSVSAFPRS is encoded by the coding sequence atggctgccacgccagagccactgcacaagatggctgccacgccagagccactgcacaagatggctgccacgccagagccaatgcacaagatggccgccgtctccaagccgctccacaatatggctgccattccagaacctgtggtcagcgcctggacgccacctgtggtcatgatggcccacgtgctggacacacccctaatgactgtacgggcagctaaagtggcgctccatGTCGCGTcggctacccctgagtcaagccaagtcacagctgttcctcacgagtcaagccaagtcacagctgttcctcacgagtcaagccaagtcacagctgttcctcacgagtcaagccaagccacagctgtcccccacgagtcaagccaagtcacacctgttcttcaggagccaagccaggttacagcaggtcctcatgagccaagccaagctgctgctgtttttccagagccaagtcaagcttcagccgctgctccagagtcaagtcaggctatggctgtagcttccaagtccagtcaggcttccaagtccagtcaggcttccaagaccagtcaggcttccaagtccagcaatgTCAAGGCGgtcattcctgagtcaagcaaggtaacagccgtggttcctgagtcaagtgaagtcaatgatcttctcaagccagttcaagtcactgctggtcttcacgtgtcagatcaagtcactgctgatctccatgagccaagtcaagtcatcgCTGGTCTCCATGAGTCAAAGCAGTTCACTACTGTTCTTCACGAAtcgagtcaagtcacagccaatctccaaGAACCAAGTCagaccacagctgatcttcctgAGCCAAACAAAGTTGTTGCTGCTGTCCCAGAGTCAggccacgtctcgtctgaccgcccagagtcaggcCACGTCTcgcctgaccgcccagagtcaggccacgtctcgtctgaccgcccagagtcaggccacgtctcgtctgaccgcccagagtcaggccacgtctcgtctgaccgcccagagtcaggtcacgtctcgtctgaccgcccagagtcaggtcacgtctcgtctgaccgcccagagtcaggtcacgtCTCGtccgacggcccagagtcaggtcacgCCCCGTCCGATGAccctaagtcaagtcacatctcgtcagacatcccaagatcacggcctatcatgatagcCAGCGTACTGGatccaccacaacctcccgatgctgctcttcctttaatggcggttgccatttggtgtgtgtgggctgcacactgtgcccctgaggccacgcctgttcacaagtcagctcctgaggtcacgtctgttccaAAGTCAATCCCTGAGGCcccgtctggtcacaagtcggctccagagctcccctcacttggagaagccatgccaatgcctcctgaggtgtcagccttggctgtagatcctcccatggaGGCGGCATCCCCCAAtaacctctctgcttctccccttgtTCTGTCAGCCTTCTCTGTCTCTGCTTTTCCCAGGTCCTAG
- the LOC127162870 gene encoding uncharacterized protein LOC127162870 isoform X4, whose amino-acid sequence MAATPEPLHKMAATPEPLHKMAATPEPMHKMAAVSKPLHNMAAIPEPVVSAWTPPVVMMAHVLDTPLMTVRAAKVALHVASATPESSQVTAVPHESSQVTAVPHESSQVTAVPHESSQATAVPHESSQVTPVLQEPSQVTAGPHEPSQAAAVFPEPSQASAAAPESSQAMAVASKSSQASKSSQASKTSQASKSSNVKAVIPESSKVTAVVPESSEVNDLLKPVQVTAGLHVSDQVTADLHEPSQVIAGLHESKQFTTVLHESSQVTANLQEPSQTTADLPEPNKVVAAVPESGHVSSDRPESGHVSPDRPESGHVSSDRPESGHVSSDRPESGHVSSDRPESGHVSSDRPESGHAPSDDPKSSHISSDIPRSRPIMIASVLDPPQPPDAALPLMAVAIWCVWAAHCAPEATPVHKSAPEVTSVPKSIPEAPSGHKSAPELPSLGEAMPMPPEVSALAVDPPMEAASPNNLSASPLVLSAFSVSAFPRS is encoded by the exons atggctgccacgccagagccactgcacaagatggctgccacgccagagccactgcacaagatggctgccacgccagagccaatgcacaagatggccgccgtctccaagccgctccacaatatggctgccattccagaacctgtggtcagcgcctggacgccacctgtggtcatgatggcccacgtgctggacacacccctaatgactgtacgggcagctaaagtggcgctccatGTCGCGTcggctacccctgagtcaagccaagtcacagctgttcctcacgagtcaagccaagtcacagctgttcctcacgagtcaagccaagtcacagctgttcctcacgagtcaagccaagccacagctgtcccccacgagtcaagccaagtcacacctgttcttcaggagccaagccaggttacagcaggtcctcatgagccaagccaagctgctgctgtttttccagagccaagtcaagcttcagccgctgctccagagtcaagtcaggctatggctgtagcttccaagtccagtcaggcttccaagtccagtcaggcttccaagaccagtcaggcttccaagtccagcaatgTCAAGGCGgtcattcctgagtcaagcaaggtaacagccgtggttcctgagtcaagtgaagtcaatgatcttctcaagccagttcaagtcactgctggtcttcacgtgtcagatcaagtcactgctgatctccatgagccaagtcaagtcatcgCTGGTCTCCATGAGTCAAAGCAGTTCACTACTGTTCTTCACGAAtcgagtcaagtcacagccaatctccaaGAACCAAGTCagaccacagctgatcttcctgAGCCAAACAAAGTTGTTGCTGCTGTCCCAGAGTCAggccacgtctcgtctgaccgcccagagtcaggcCACGTCTcgcctgaccgcccagagtcaggccacgtctcgtctgaccgcccagagtcaggccacgtctcgtctgaccgcccagagtcaggccacgtctcgtctgaccgcccagagtcaggtcacgtctcgtctgaccgcccagagtcag gtcacgCCCCGTCCGATGAccctaagtcaagtcacatctcgtcagacatcccaagatcacggcctatcatgatagcCAGCGTACTGGatccaccacaacctcccgatgctgctcttcctttaatggcggttgccatttggtgtgtgtgggctgcacactgtgcccctgaggccacgcctgttcacaagtcagctcctgaggtcacgtctgttccaAAGTCAATCCCTGAGGCcccgtctggtcacaagtcggctccagagctcccctcacttggagaagccatgccaatgcctcctgaggtgtcagccttggctgtagatcctcccatggaGGCGGCATCCCCCAAtaacctctctgcttctccccttgtTCTGTCAGCCTTCTCTGTCTCTGCTTTTCCCAGGTCCTAG
- the LOC127162870 gene encoding uncharacterized protein LOC127162870 isoform X3: MAATPEPLHKMAATPEPLHKMAATPEPMHKMAAVSKPLHNMAAIPEPVVSAWTPPVVMMAHVLDTPLMTVRAAKVALHVASATPESSQVTAVPHESSQVTAVPHESSQVTAVPHESSQATAVPHESSQVTPVLQEPSQVTAGPHEPSQAAAVFPEPSQASAAAPESSQAMAVASKSSQASKSSQASKTSQASKSSNVKAVIPESSKVTAVVPESSEVNDLLKPVQVTAGLHVSDQVTADLHEPSQVIAGLHESKQFTTVLHESSQVTANLQEPSQTTADLPEPNKVVAAVPESGHVSSDRPESGHVSPDRPESGHVSSDRPESGHVSSDRPESGHVSSDRPESGHVSSDRPESGHVSSDRPESGHAPSDDPKSSHISSDIPRSRPIMIASVLDPPQPPDAALPLMAVAIWCVWAAHCAPEATPVHKSAPEVTSVPKSIPEAPSGHKSAPELPSLGEAMPMPPEVSALAVDPPMEAASPNNLSASPLVLSAFSVSAFPRS; encoded by the exons atggctgccacgccagagccactgcacaagatggctgccacgccagagccactgcacaagatggctgccacgccagagccaatgcacaagatggccgccgtctccaagccgctccacaatatggctgccattccagaacctgtggtcagcgcctggacgccacctgtggtcatgatggcccacgtgctggacacacccctaatgactgtacgggcagctaaagtggcgctccatGTCGCGTcggctacccctgagtcaagccaagtcacagctgttcctcacgagtcaagccaagtcacagctgttcctcacgagtcaagccaagtcacagctgttcctcacgagtcaagccaagccacagctgtcccccacgagtcaagccaagtcacacctgttcttcaggagccaagccaggttacagcaggtcctcatgagccaagccaagctgctgctgtttttccagagccaagtcaagcttcagccgctgctccagagtcaagtcaggctatggctgtagcttccaagtccagtcaggcttccaagtccagtcaggcttccaagaccagtcaggcttccaagtccagcaatgTCAAGGCGgtcattcctgagtcaagcaaggtaacagccgtggttcctgagtcaagtgaagtcaatgatcttctcaagccagttcaagtcactgctggtcttcacgtgtcagatcaagtcactgctgatctccatgagccaagtcaagtcatcgCTGGTCTCCATGAGTCAAAGCAGTTCACTACTGTTCTTCACGAAtcgagtcaagtcacagccaatctccaaGAACCAAGTCagaccacagctgatcttcctgAGCCAAACAAAGTTGTTGCTGCTGTCCCAGAGTCAggccacgtctcgtctgaccgcccagagtcaggcCACGTCTcgcctgaccgcccagagtcaggccacgtctcgtctgaccgcccagagtcaggccacgtctcgtctgaccgcccagagtcaggccacgtctcgtctgaccgcccagagtcaggtcacgtctcgtctgaccgcccagagtcaggtcacgtctcgtctgaccgcccagagtcag gtcacgCCCCGTCCGATGAccctaagtcaagtcacatctcgtcagacatcccaagatcacggcctatcatgatagcCAGCGTACTGGatccaccacaacctcccgatgctgctcttcctttaatggcggttgccatttggtgtgtgtgggctgcacactgtgcccctgaggccacgcctgttcacaagtcagctcctgaggtcacgtctgttccaAAGTCAATCCCTGAGGCcccgtctggtcacaagtcggctccagagctcccctcacttggagaagccatgccaatgcctcctgaggtgtcagccttggctgtagatcctcccatggaGGCGGCATCCCCCAAtaacctctctgcttctccccttgtTCTGTCAGCCTTCTCTGTCTCTGCTTTTCCCAGGTCCTAG